The Herminiimonas arsenitoxidans genome window below encodes:
- a CDS encoding HisA/HisF-related TIM barrel protein yields MLKKRLVGIVTVKNGWAVQSFGYRRYLPLGKPECLIENLDRWGADEILVQVIDRSVSSLGPDFKLLERLGALGLETPLIYSGGIRSVSDGIKVVQSGADRISVDALLHSDLSSVKDLSERLGAQALIASLPLSFQTGGLEWLDYRFRTSKPIPDEIFSLIQNGIVSEVLISDWQHEGLPGGFEQKLVQEFPLKNVPIIAFGGISEHEQMRTLLKSTNVAALAVGNFLSYKEHAIQKYKEALTGLPLRLATYESMFPLIANV; encoded by the coding sequence ATGCTTAAAAAACGGTTGGTCGGGATCGTTACAGTTAAGAATGGCTGGGCTGTCCAGTCTTTTGGCTATCGACGTTATTTGCCCTTGGGTAAACCTGAATGCTTGATTGAAAATCTGGATCGGTGGGGGGCTGATGAGATTTTGGTTCAGGTGATCGATCGATCAGTGAGCAGCTTGGGTCCAGACTTCAAGTTGCTTGAGCGACTTGGTGCACTCGGTTTGGAAACCCCTTTAATTTATTCTGGAGGTATTCGCTCAGTATCGGACGGCATTAAGGTAGTTCAATCAGGCGCTGATCGTATTTCTGTAGATGCACTTTTGCATAGTGACCTGTCTTCGGTTAAGGATTTATCAGAGAGGCTTGGTGCACAAGCACTCATAGCATCATTACCGTTGTCCTTTCAGACGGGAGGCTTAGAGTGGCTGGATTACCGCTTTCGAACTTCGAAGCCAATTCCGGATGAAATATTCAGCCTGATTCAAAATGGCATTGTTTCCGAAGTTTTGATTTCAGATTGGCAGCATGAAGGACTACCAGGTGGATTCGAGCAGAAACTTGTTCAAGAGTTTCCTTTGAAGAATGTGCCAATAATCGCATTTGGTGGGATTAGCGAGCATGAGCAGATGAGGACATTATTGAAATCAACTAACGTTGCTGCTCTCGCTGTAGGTAATTTTTTATCCTATAAGGAGCATGCGATACAAAAATACAAAGAAGCTCTAACCGGCTTGCCATTAAGGCTTGCGACCTATGAATCCATGTTTCCACTTATAGCTAATGTCTGA
- the hisH gene encoding imidazole glycerol phosphate synthase subunit HisH gives MSSVTVGIVDYGMGNHASVIHCLRDLGFRVRVSADFEVLDNSDVLVIPGVGAFPSAMQALHQRGLVGYLQQQAREQRPIIGICLGMQLLTSGSYELQYTTGLDIIPGEVVALAGAKWHIGWNTLECINPDVSAQFSDGQAFYFNHSFCYQGPNEYQVCISRNPEPIPAIIRRGNVVGIQFHPEKSQGTGRTLLKNLISGFIHA, from the coding sequence ATGAGTTCTGTGACAGTAGGTATTGTGGATTACGGGATGGGAAACCATGCTTCAGTGATTCATTGTTTGCGTGATCTTGGTTTTCGTGTTCGCGTCAGCGCTGATTTCGAAGTTCTTGACAATTCGGATGTCCTTGTTATTCCCGGAGTGGGGGCATTTCCTTCTGCAATGCAAGCACTTCATCAACGTGGACTAGTTGGATACTTACAACAACAAGCTCGAGAACAACGTCCCATCATTGGTATATGTCTAGGTATGCAATTGCTTACCAGTGGCTCCTATGAGCTTCAATATACAACCGGGCTAGATATCATACCAGGAGAAGTTGTCGCATTAGCGGGCGCAAAATGGCATATAGGTTGGAATACATTGGAGTGCATAAATCCCGATGTATCTGCCCAGTTCAGTGATGGACAGGCGTTTTATTTCAATCATTCATTTTGTTATCAAGGGCCAAACGAATATCAGGTTTGCATATCCAGAAATCCTGAGCCTATTCCCGCCATAATACGTAGGGGGAATGTGGTTGGAATCCAATTTCATCCAGAAAAAAGTCAAGGGACTGGACGGACGCTACTAAAAAATCTAATTTCGGGTTTTATACATGCTTAA